The DNA region GAAACAAGCGTTCTACGGCCCGCACGCCGGCAGTCGAGATACCCCTTCGACTCCAGCGGGTCGACGACGTGCGCGTCGAGGCGTCGGTACTTCGACTGTCGGTTCTCCGTCGGTGTGTCGGTCATAAACGCCAGTTCCTCGCGTTCGGCGAACTCTATGAGGTCGCGCTTGTGGACCGTGTAGCCGCGATCGGTTCGGTCGCGGACGTAGCCCATGACGGCTATCTGTTCGCGCGTCGGCGACTCGATGGGGTAGTTGGGGAGTTCGCCGATGTCGACGACGCCGCGGGTCAGCGGCGCTTCGCGGATGTCGTGACCGTACGCCTCGGGTTCGACGCTGAAGGCGGCGGCGTGGGTCGTCATGCAGGCGATGGCCGCGCCGACGGCGGCGACGTTGGTCCCACTGGAGATGTTGACGAGCACCTCGTCGTCGGCGTGTTTCGCCGCGATGGTCGTCGTCACCCCCATCACGTCGTAGACGTCGTGCAGGCGCAGTTTTCGCTCTTCGATTTCGATGCCCGCATCCACGAGGTCGTCGCGGAGGGTCTCGTGGTAGGTCACCGTCGAGTCGGCGGCCGCGTCGACGAGGAGGTAGAGGCGGTCGGCGTCGAGTTCGGTCGCGGGGACGAACACGCGGTCGCGTTCGTAGCCGAGGGGTGCGATCTGCACCCGACGCACCGACCGCATGTCGCGGATACCGTCCATGTGCGGAGTGTCGGAAACGAGGTAATCAATCTTCGGAAGCGGCGGCGAAAACTGCGCGACGGGGGTCGGCAGGGGCGATGGAGATGTCGGCGTACAAAAACCGGGCGCCAGCGGGGGACTGTACCCGGGTGGAGGGGCGAACGTCAGCGGGACCTACGCGTCGGACTCGGACGCGCGAACCCCCGGAGAGGGGCGGACCGGCGACGTCGCCGCCGCGGTCCGGCACGTGTCCGAAGCGCTGCGACGAGCAGCGTGGAGGGGCGTCGGCGGGGACGGGCACGGCGGCCGACGCCGACCGCATCAGAGGCGGGTGCGGCGGCGCCGACCGTCGGACCGTGCCTGTCGGACACGTGCATATTCACCATCCCGCGAGAGTATATTCAATATTGACACGAGACAGTCGTGACAATTGTGTCAGTCGCGCTAATCGCGTCCGTCGTGTTCGTCGGATCCGATTCGTTCGTCGTACTCGCCGTATCCGCCGCCTCCGTCGCGTCGTTCGTCTCGTTCGACCCGCCATCGCGACGCGCAGTTCGTCGGTCGGCGTCGAGAGACGAGAACGAAGACGGGGACGGACGAAAGCGAGAACGGAGTCGACTACAGGACGGCCACGAGTTCTACGAGCGGTTCAGTCGCCAGAGTCGAGCGTTCAGTAGTGTCGCGAAACTCACCCACAGGAAGCACGGGACGAGTAGCAGCGCCGCGCGCTTGTTCACCCGAGCGAACGCGACGAGCGTCGTCAGAAGCGACAGCCAGAGACCCGCGACGACGACCAGTCCGCCGAAAATCGACCGGCGGCCGAAGAAGACCAGGGTCCAGGAGGCGTTGAGCAGTAGCTGAGCGACGAACGCCCACAGCGCCTGCCGTCCGCGAACTGACCGGGCGTTGTCGCGGAACACCAGATAGAGCGCGACGCCCATCGTGACGTACAAAAACGTCCAGATCGGTGCGAACGCCCACCCCGGGGGCGTCGACTGCGGGCGCTCCAGTTCGGCGTACCAACTCGTGATCTCCTTTCGAGTCAACACGCCGGGGACGATACCGGCGAGTTCGCAGAGCGCGACGCACGCCGCCACACCGTCTCGATCCTCCGCGGAGAGGTCGAGCGCGGACGCCACCGTATCGAAAACCATGGACGCCGGTACACTCTCGAAGAACAAACTGATTCCGTCGACTGTCGCCGCGTGATACCGACGGGACAGCCGTCGAACATCATCGACCGTCGAACGTCATCGGCTGACGTCGTCGATGTCGGCGGCGGCGTCGGTGGCGAGACGCATCCGTCGCATCCCTCAGTCGACGTACAGCGAGTAGACGATGACCGCGAAGCCGACAGCGGTGAGACCGCTCTCGACGACGAGTGCGTACATCTGTCCGGTCGCGAGCACTTGGTCGGCGACACCCGCGAGCAACGACCCGAGGGTGACGATGCCGAACCCGATAGCGAGCAGTCGGAGCGCCACCGCCCCGGTCCGTCGGTACGCTTTGTACGCGAAGTAGGTGATGAGCCCACCCAACACGAGTGTAAGCGTCTTGAGCGCGACGACGAGCGGACCCAGCGTGGTCGGGTCGGTCACGTCTCCCTCCGAACTTCGACCAGAGGTCCGCGAGGCGCTCGTCGGCGGACTGCGGACGCCGAGTTATCCCCACCTCGAACCGTCGGCGCTCGTTGAGACGTATCTCGACCGACTGGAACGACACCCAGTATCGCGTCGTGTGGTGGCCGTCGCTGCGTATCTCGGTCTGTTCGTCCAGCAGCGACGCGTCGGTGAGCCGTTCGAGTTTGCGGTACGTCGTCGACAGGGGGATGTCGCAAGCGTCGGAGAGTTGTCGTGCGGTCATGGCGTCGTCGAGTTGCCGGACGATGGTCCGGCAGTCGGGGTCGTCGAGGGCGTCCAGTACCTCCTGAAGCGAGGCGGTGCGAGCGGATTCCAGCTGCTTGCGCACCATCGAGCAAACAATTCGACGGTAGGAAGATAGTTCGTTCGGCTCACAGGTGGTCGACCAGCCAGTTCACTCGGTCCTCGCCGTCTCGCGTCGAACCGCTCAGTTCGTCGTGAGGATTTCGACGACGTCACGGTGACCGAGCTCGTGGCCCGAACCGATCTGGCGACCGCTCCGACAGTCGACGCCGTGGAGCAGTCCGTCGCCGATGTCCGAGTGGAGGCGGTAGGCGAAGTCCTCGGTCGTCGACTGCTCGGGCAGGATGAAACAGTCGCGGAAGACGCCCTTCTCGTCCTTCTTGCCGTTGGCGCTTCCGGGAAAGATGGCGATACAGCCGAGCGCGTCGAACAGCGCCGATTCGAGCGCCGCTTGTACGCCGGTTCCGTCGTACGCCTCGACGAACTCCCGAATCTGTTCGAGGCCCGCCTCCTGTTCCTCGGAGACGTCGCCGACGATTTCGAAGGAGGAATCGCCCGCGTCGTACTCGACGACGTCTGCCTCGTCGGCGTTCTTGAGTGCTTTCTCCGCGTGCGCGCTCGCGGGCACGAACGTGAGGTGGTCGTAGTCGGGGTCGGCGGTTATCTCCTCGTAGTTCGCCTGCGCGACGGGTTTGTCCATCTTGTT from Haloprofundus halobius includes:
- a CDS encoding TspO/MBR family protein; the protein is MVFDTVASALDLSAEDRDGVAACVALCELAGIVPGVLTRKEITSWYAELERPQSTPPGWAFAPIWTFLYVTMGVALYLVFRDNARSVRGRQALWAFVAQLLLNASWTLVFFGRRSIFGGLVVVAGLWLSLLTTLVAFARVNKRAALLLVPCFLWVSFATLLNARLWRLNRS
- a CDS encoding DUF6293 family protein; the encoded protein is MDGIRDMRSVRRVQIAPLGYERDRVFVPATELDADRLYLLVDAAADSTVTYHETLRDDLVDAGIEIEERKLRLHDVYDVMGVTTTIAAKHADDEVLVNISSGTNVAAVGAAIACMTTHAAAFSVEPEAYGHDIREAPLTRGVVDIGELPNYPIESPTREQIAVMGYVRDRTDRGYTVHKRDLIEFAEREELAFMTDTPTENRQSKYRRLDAHVVDPLESKGYLDCRRAGRRTLVSLTETGESVYRAFEHKLTYD
- a CDS encoding DUF7521 family protein, which gives rise to MTDPTTLGPLVVALKTLTLVLGGLITYFAYKAYRRTGAVALRLLAIGFGIVTLGSLLAGVADQVLATGQMYALVVESGLTAVGFAVIVYSLYVD